A section of the Oncorhynchus keta strain PuntledgeMale-10-30-2019 chromosome 15, Oket_V2, whole genome shotgun sequence genome encodes:
- the LOC118395207 gene encoding sodium- and chloride-dependent glycine transporter 1-like isoform X1 gives MSESNSNAACTADQNGAVPGEPVKTDKNSRRGNWGNQIEFILTSVGYAVGLGNVWRFPYLCYRNGGGAFMFPYFIMLVFCGIPLFFLELSFGQFASQGCLGVWRISPMFKGVGYGMMVVSTYIGIYYNVVICIAFYYFFSSMTNLLPWTYCNNPWNTPTCNGVVTPTGINNTLANVTRSLVTGAAEVAVEVVNKTKRTSPSEEYWKHYVLKISDDIGNFGEVRLPILGCLAVSWVVVFLCLIRGVKSSGKVVYFTATFPYVVLTILFIRGITLEGAVTGIKYYLTPQWHKILDAKVWGDAASQIFYSLGCAWGGLITMASYNKFHNNCYRDSIIISITNCATSVYAGFVIFSILGFMAHHLNVDVSEVADHGPGLAFVAYPEALTLLPISPLWSLLFFFMLILLGLGTQFCLLETLVTAIVDEIGTDWIIRNKTVVTGGVAIVGFLLGVPLTTQAGIYWLLLMDNYAASFSLVIISCIMCICIMYVYGHKKYFKDVEMMLGFPPPIFFRVCWRFVSPIIISFILIFTVIQYKPITYNDYVYPGWSLAIGFLMAMSSVTCIPIYALYKISKSEGTTFLERLKNSCKADIKWGPALSEHRIGHYAAPVSEADVEVRPLKEELKEKEDEKRDEISLTIQGSNGSTAHNTTPSA, from the exons ATGTCAGAGTCCAACAGCAATGCAGCCTGTACAGCTGACCAG AATGGAGCTGTTCCAGGGGAACCCGTGAAGACAGATAAGAACTCCAGGAGAGGGAACTGGGGGAACCAGATAGAGTTTATCCTCACCAGCGTGGGCTATGCTGTGGGCTTGGGAAACGTATGGAGGTTCCCCTACCTCTGCTACAGAAATGGAGGAG GAGCCTTCATGTTCCCCTACTTCATAATGCTGGTGTTCTGTGGGATCCCTCTGTTCTTCCTGGAGCTCTCCTTCGGACAGTTCGCCAGCCAGGGATGCCTGGGGGTCTGGAGGATCAGTCCCATGTTCAAAG GTGTGGGCTACGGGATGATGGTGGTGTCCACCTACATCGGTATCTATTACAACGTGGTGATCTGCATCGCCTTCTACTATTTCTTCTCCTCCATGACCAACCTGCTGCCGTGGACCTACTGCAACAACCCCTGGAACACGCCCACCTGCAACGGCGTGGTGACGCCCACGGGCATCAACAACACCCTGGCCAATGTCACCCGCAGCCTGGTCACCGGGGCCGCTGAGGTCGCCGTGGAGGTGGTCAATAAGACCAAGAGGACCAGCCCCAGCGAGGAGTACTGGAA ACACTATGTGCTGAAGATCTCAGACGACATCGGGAATTTCGGGGAAGTCCGTCTCCCTATTCTGGGATGTCTGGCtgtgtcctgggtggtggtcttcctctgtctcatCAGAGGAGTCAAGTCTTCAGGAAAG GTGGTGTACTTCACAGCGACGTTCCCCTACGTGGTGCTGACCATCCTGTTCATCAGAGGCATCACCCTGGAGGGAGCTGTCACCGGCATCAAGTACTACCTAACCCCACAGTGGCATAAGATCCTTGACGCTAAG GTGTGGGGAGACGCTGCCTCTCAGATCTTCTACTCTCTGGGCTGTGCATGGGGAGGGCTCATCACTATGGCCTCCTACAACAAGTTCCACAACAACTGCTACAG GGACAGCATCATCATCAGCATCACCAACTGTGCAACCAGTGTGTATGCAGGCTTCGTCATCTTCTCCATCCTGGGCTTCATGGCCCACCACCTGAACGTGGATGTATCTGAGGTGGCCGACCACGGCCCCGGCCTGGCCTTCGTGGCCTACCCAGAGGCCCTCACTCTGCTGCCCATCTCCCCCCTCTGGTCCCTGCTCTTCTTCTTCATGCTCATCCTGCTGGGCCTGGGGACGCAG TTCTGCCTGCTGGAGACCCTGGTAACGGCCATCGTGGATGAGATCGGTACTGACTGGATCATTAGGAACAAAACGGTGGTCACAGGAGGAGTGGCTATAGTGGGCTTCCTGTTGGGGGTGCCGCTCACCACACAG GCTGGGATCTACTGGCTACTGCTCATGGATAACTACGCTGCTAGTTTCTCTCTGGTTATCATCTCCTGCATCATGTGCATCTGCATCATGTACGTCTATG GACACAAGAAATACTTCAAGGACGTTGAGATGATGCTGGGTTTCCCCCCTCCCATCTTCTTCCGCGTCTGCTGGAGATTTGTGTCGCCCATCATCATATCT TTCATCCTGATCTTCACAGTGATCCAGTACAAGCCCATCACCTACAATGACTACGTGTACCCCGGCTGGTCCCTAGCCATCGGCTTCCTTATGGCCATGTCCTCCGTCACATGTATACCCATCTATGCTCTCTACAAGATCTCCAAGTCTGAGGGAACAACATTTTTGGAG CGGTTGAAGAATTCATGCAAGGCGGACATAAAGTGGGGCCCGGCCCTGAGTGAGCACCGGATAGGCCACTACGCCGCCCCAGTCTCAGAGGCAGACGTGGAGGTACGTCCCCTGAAAGAGGAGctgaaggagaaggaggatgagAAGAGGGATGAGATCAGCCTCACCATCCAGGGCAGCAACGGCtccacagcacacaacactaccCCCAGCGCATAG
- the LOC118395207 gene encoding sodium- and chloride-dependent glycine transporter 1-like isoform X2, whose product MAEKQFPGILNGAVPGEPVKTDKNSRRGNWGNQIEFILTSVGYAVGLGNVWRFPYLCYRNGGGAFMFPYFIMLVFCGIPLFFLELSFGQFASQGCLGVWRISPMFKGVGYGMMVVSTYIGIYYNVVICIAFYYFFSSMTNLLPWTYCNNPWNTPTCNGVVTPTGINNTLANVTRSLVTGAAEVAVEVVNKTKRTSPSEEYWKHYVLKISDDIGNFGEVRLPILGCLAVSWVVVFLCLIRGVKSSGKVVYFTATFPYVVLTILFIRGITLEGAVTGIKYYLTPQWHKILDAKVWGDAASQIFYSLGCAWGGLITMASYNKFHNNCYRDSIIISITNCATSVYAGFVIFSILGFMAHHLNVDVSEVADHGPGLAFVAYPEALTLLPISPLWSLLFFFMLILLGLGTQFCLLETLVTAIVDEIGTDWIIRNKTVVTGGVAIVGFLLGVPLTTQAGIYWLLLMDNYAASFSLVIISCIMCICIMYVYGHKKYFKDVEMMLGFPPPIFFRVCWRFVSPIIISFILIFTVIQYKPITYNDYVYPGWSLAIGFLMAMSSVTCIPIYALYKISKSEGTTFLERLKNSCKADIKWGPALSEHRIGHYAAPVSEADVEVRPLKEELKEKEDEKRDEISLTIQGSNGSTAHNTTPSA is encoded by the exons AATGGAGCTGTTCCAGGGGAACCCGTGAAGACAGATAAGAACTCCAGGAGAGGGAACTGGGGGAACCAGATAGAGTTTATCCTCACCAGCGTGGGCTATGCTGTGGGCTTGGGAAACGTATGGAGGTTCCCCTACCTCTGCTACAGAAATGGAGGAG GAGCCTTCATGTTCCCCTACTTCATAATGCTGGTGTTCTGTGGGATCCCTCTGTTCTTCCTGGAGCTCTCCTTCGGACAGTTCGCCAGCCAGGGATGCCTGGGGGTCTGGAGGATCAGTCCCATGTTCAAAG GTGTGGGCTACGGGATGATGGTGGTGTCCACCTACATCGGTATCTATTACAACGTGGTGATCTGCATCGCCTTCTACTATTTCTTCTCCTCCATGACCAACCTGCTGCCGTGGACCTACTGCAACAACCCCTGGAACACGCCCACCTGCAACGGCGTGGTGACGCCCACGGGCATCAACAACACCCTGGCCAATGTCACCCGCAGCCTGGTCACCGGGGCCGCTGAGGTCGCCGTGGAGGTGGTCAATAAGACCAAGAGGACCAGCCCCAGCGAGGAGTACTGGAA ACACTATGTGCTGAAGATCTCAGACGACATCGGGAATTTCGGGGAAGTCCGTCTCCCTATTCTGGGATGTCTGGCtgtgtcctgggtggtggtcttcctctgtctcatCAGAGGAGTCAAGTCTTCAGGAAAG GTGGTGTACTTCACAGCGACGTTCCCCTACGTGGTGCTGACCATCCTGTTCATCAGAGGCATCACCCTGGAGGGAGCTGTCACCGGCATCAAGTACTACCTAACCCCACAGTGGCATAAGATCCTTGACGCTAAG GTGTGGGGAGACGCTGCCTCTCAGATCTTCTACTCTCTGGGCTGTGCATGGGGAGGGCTCATCACTATGGCCTCCTACAACAAGTTCCACAACAACTGCTACAG GGACAGCATCATCATCAGCATCACCAACTGTGCAACCAGTGTGTATGCAGGCTTCGTCATCTTCTCCATCCTGGGCTTCATGGCCCACCACCTGAACGTGGATGTATCTGAGGTGGCCGACCACGGCCCCGGCCTGGCCTTCGTGGCCTACCCAGAGGCCCTCACTCTGCTGCCCATCTCCCCCCTCTGGTCCCTGCTCTTCTTCTTCATGCTCATCCTGCTGGGCCTGGGGACGCAG TTCTGCCTGCTGGAGACCCTGGTAACGGCCATCGTGGATGAGATCGGTACTGACTGGATCATTAGGAACAAAACGGTGGTCACAGGAGGAGTGGCTATAGTGGGCTTCCTGTTGGGGGTGCCGCTCACCACACAG GCTGGGATCTACTGGCTACTGCTCATGGATAACTACGCTGCTAGTTTCTCTCTGGTTATCATCTCCTGCATCATGTGCATCTGCATCATGTACGTCTATG GACACAAGAAATACTTCAAGGACGTTGAGATGATGCTGGGTTTCCCCCCTCCCATCTTCTTCCGCGTCTGCTGGAGATTTGTGTCGCCCATCATCATATCT TTCATCCTGATCTTCACAGTGATCCAGTACAAGCCCATCACCTACAATGACTACGTGTACCCCGGCTGGTCCCTAGCCATCGGCTTCCTTATGGCCATGTCCTCCGTCACATGTATACCCATCTATGCTCTCTACAAGATCTCCAAGTCTGAGGGAACAACATTTTTGGAG CGGTTGAAGAATTCATGCAAGGCGGACATAAAGTGGGGCCCGGCCCTGAGTGAGCACCGGATAGGCCACTACGCCGCCCCAGTCTCAGAGGCAGACGTGGAGGTACGTCCCCTGAAAGAGGAGctgaaggagaaggaggatgagAAGAGGGATGAGATCAGCCTCACCATCCAGGGCAGCAACGGCtccacagcacacaacactaccCCCAGCGCATAG
- the LOC118395207 gene encoding sodium- and chloride-dependent glycine transporter 1-like isoform X3 codes for MKIKKMVLLANGAVPGEPVKTDKNSRRGNWGNQIEFILTSVGYAVGLGNVWRFPYLCYRNGGGAFMFPYFIMLVFCGIPLFFLELSFGQFASQGCLGVWRISPMFKGVGYGMMVVSTYIGIYYNVVICIAFYYFFSSMTNLLPWTYCNNPWNTPTCNGVVTPTGINNTLANVTRSLVTGAAEVAVEVVNKTKRTSPSEEYWKHYVLKISDDIGNFGEVRLPILGCLAVSWVVVFLCLIRGVKSSGKVVYFTATFPYVVLTILFIRGITLEGAVTGIKYYLTPQWHKILDAKVWGDAASQIFYSLGCAWGGLITMASYNKFHNNCYRDSIIISITNCATSVYAGFVIFSILGFMAHHLNVDVSEVADHGPGLAFVAYPEALTLLPISPLWSLLFFFMLILLGLGTQFCLLETLVTAIVDEIGTDWIIRNKTVVTGGVAIVGFLLGVPLTTQAGIYWLLLMDNYAASFSLVIISCIMCICIMYVYGHKKYFKDVEMMLGFPPPIFFRVCWRFVSPIIISFILIFTVIQYKPITYNDYVYPGWSLAIGFLMAMSSVTCIPIYALYKISKSEGTTFLERLKNSCKADIKWGPALSEHRIGHYAAPVSEADVEVRPLKEELKEKEDEKRDEISLTIQGSNGSTAHNTTPSA; via the exons ATGAAGATAAAAAAAATGGTGTTGCTCGCG AATGGAGCTGTTCCAGGGGAACCCGTGAAGACAGATAAGAACTCCAGGAGAGGGAACTGGGGGAACCAGATAGAGTTTATCCTCACCAGCGTGGGCTATGCTGTGGGCTTGGGAAACGTATGGAGGTTCCCCTACCTCTGCTACAGAAATGGAGGAG GAGCCTTCATGTTCCCCTACTTCATAATGCTGGTGTTCTGTGGGATCCCTCTGTTCTTCCTGGAGCTCTCCTTCGGACAGTTCGCCAGCCAGGGATGCCTGGGGGTCTGGAGGATCAGTCCCATGTTCAAAG GTGTGGGCTACGGGATGATGGTGGTGTCCACCTACATCGGTATCTATTACAACGTGGTGATCTGCATCGCCTTCTACTATTTCTTCTCCTCCATGACCAACCTGCTGCCGTGGACCTACTGCAACAACCCCTGGAACACGCCCACCTGCAACGGCGTGGTGACGCCCACGGGCATCAACAACACCCTGGCCAATGTCACCCGCAGCCTGGTCACCGGGGCCGCTGAGGTCGCCGTGGAGGTGGTCAATAAGACCAAGAGGACCAGCCCCAGCGAGGAGTACTGGAA ACACTATGTGCTGAAGATCTCAGACGACATCGGGAATTTCGGGGAAGTCCGTCTCCCTATTCTGGGATGTCTGGCtgtgtcctgggtggtggtcttcctctgtctcatCAGAGGAGTCAAGTCTTCAGGAAAG GTGGTGTACTTCACAGCGACGTTCCCCTACGTGGTGCTGACCATCCTGTTCATCAGAGGCATCACCCTGGAGGGAGCTGTCACCGGCATCAAGTACTACCTAACCCCACAGTGGCATAAGATCCTTGACGCTAAG GTGTGGGGAGACGCTGCCTCTCAGATCTTCTACTCTCTGGGCTGTGCATGGGGAGGGCTCATCACTATGGCCTCCTACAACAAGTTCCACAACAACTGCTACAG GGACAGCATCATCATCAGCATCACCAACTGTGCAACCAGTGTGTATGCAGGCTTCGTCATCTTCTCCATCCTGGGCTTCATGGCCCACCACCTGAACGTGGATGTATCTGAGGTGGCCGACCACGGCCCCGGCCTGGCCTTCGTGGCCTACCCAGAGGCCCTCACTCTGCTGCCCATCTCCCCCCTCTGGTCCCTGCTCTTCTTCTTCATGCTCATCCTGCTGGGCCTGGGGACGCAG TTCTGCCTGCTGGAGACCCTGGTAACGGCCATCGTGGATGAGATCGGTACTGACTGGATCATTAGGAACAAAACGGTGGTCACAGGAGGAGTGGCTATAGTGGGCTTCCTGTTGGGGGTGCCGCTCACCACACAG GCTGGGATCTACTGGCTACTGCTCATGGATAACTACGCTGCTAGTTTCTCTCTGGTTATCATCTCCTGCATCATGTGCATCTGCATCATGTACGTCTATG GACACAAGAAATACTTCAAGGACGTTGAGATGATGCTGGGTTTCCCCCCTCCCATCTTCTTCCGCGTCTGCTGGAGATTTGTGTCGCCCATCATCATATCT TTCATCCTGATCTTCACAGTGATCCAGTACAAGCCCATCACCTACAATGACTACGTGTACCCCGGCTGGTCCCTAGCCATCGGCTTCCTTATGGCCATGTCCTCCGTCACATGTATACCCATCTATGCTCTCTACAAGATCTCCAAGTCTGAGGGAACAACATTTTTGGAG CGGTTGAAGAATTCATGCAAGGCGGACATAAAGTGGGGCCCGGCCCTGAGTGAGCACCGGATAGGCCACTACGCCGCCCCAGTCTCAGAGGCAGACGTGGAGGTACGTCCCCTGAAAGAGGAGctgaaggagaaggaggatgagAAGAGGGATGAGATCAGCCTCACCATCCAGGGCAGCAACGGCtccacagcacacaacactaccCCCAGCGCATAG